In Candidatus Saccharimonadales bacterium, the genomic window GCACTGCTGACTATACGCCGTTCGCACTCAAACGTGATAAAGCCGTCAAAGCCGCATTACATGCTCAATCTATCGAGCTACGATTATTTCCTGGACGACTAATAGTCAGCAAAATGGAAGGACTGCAAACGAAAGCCGGTACACCGCATAAAGTATTCACGCCGTTCTACAAGCAGTGGCTGACGATATCACGGCGCCGACTGGCAGAATTACCTAACTCCCTGCATATGCCGAGCGGCATCGGATCAACGGCCTTGGCTGAGTTGAGCGATATAGCCAAGCCAACCGAGCTCTCGCCTGATGCCCTGCCCGGTGGCGAAGCCGCCGCCCTGCGCCGTCTGAATAGCTTTCTACAAAACGGCGTCCAGGATTATGTCGACAAGAATAATGATCTGGGTGCAGAAGGTACCTCGCGGATGAGCCCGTATTTGCACTTCGGCTGTATCAGCCCATTATACATCGAGAGCATATTACCGCAGGACAATCCAGGACCGCGTGCCTGGCATCGCCAACTAGCCTGGCGTGAATTTTATAATTTCATATTGTTTCATTTTCCCGACAATGCCCGCTTGGAGTTCCAAGAGCGCTTCCGGAACCTTGAGTGGACCGACAGCACGGCGCTACTTGATGCCTGGAAGGCTGGTCAAACTGGTTATCCAATCGTCGATGCCGCTATGCGCCAGCTGCGACAAGAAGGTTGGATGCATAATCGCAGCCGGTTGATCGTCGGATCATTTCTTACGAAAGACCTGGGCTTAGATTGGCGACTAGGTGAAGCTCATTTCCTGCAGATGCTGATGGACGGCGACGAAGCCAACAATAACGGCAACTGGCAATGGATTACCAGCGTCGGCGTCGATCCGGCACCTGTTT contains:
- a CDS encoding deoxyribodipyrimidine photo-lyase, encoding MPTIVWFRNDLRLHDHPALSTAAQDGEVIPVFVFDPKLLHGPRASSNRNRFLLESLQDLQNGLRTRGADLVVLHGNAVEELSKLAKLTGTEHVYCTADYTPFALKRDKAVKAALHAQSIELRLFPGRLIVSKMEGLQTKAGTPHKVFTPFYKQWLTISRRRLAELPNSLHMPSGIGSTALAELSDIAKPTELSPDALPGGEAAALRRLNSFLQNGVQDYVDKNNDLGAEGTSRMSPYLHFGCISPLYIESILPQDNPGPRAWHRQLAWREFYNFILFHFPDNARLEFQERFRNLEWTDSTALLDAWKAGQTGYPIVDAAMRQLRQEGWMHNRSRLIVGSFLTKDLGLDWRLGEAHFLQMLMDGDEANNNGNWQWITSVGVDPAPVFRRLYNPVTQQLRHDPEGTYVRRYLPELADVPTKYIAEPWTMPDDIQQSAGCIIGQHYPAPIVDHSEARKIALERFRVASEIYNQQTV